TCCCAGGATGTAAACGTACCGAGGGAGATTTCCGATGGAGCTGTCGGTAGCACGGTGGTATACATCTCCCAGGCGGGCGAGTTTCTTGGGGCGATCCTTATTGCAGATGTCATCAAGGATGGAGCTTCTGATGCAATTCGTAGTCTGAAATCTGCCGGTGTGGAAAAGTGCGTCATGCTGAGTGGTGACCGCAGGGCCGCCGCCGAGGCTGTGGCCAGTATGCTTGGACTTGACGAAGTCCGTTCAGAGCTCTTGCCTGCAGACAAGGTAGCCTGTGTGGAGGAACTTTTGGCACGTCAGACTTCCGGTAAGCTAGCCTTCGTAGGCGATGGCATTAACGATGCTCCGGTACTTTCCCGTGTGGATGTTGGCATTGCCATGGGTAGCATGGGTTCCGATGCCGCCATCGAGGCTGCGGATATTGTCATCATGGATGATAATCTGGGCAAGATTCCCGCGGTCATTCGCCTGGCACGCCGTACCATGGGTATTGTCCGTCAGAACATCGCCTTTGCCATCGGTGTCAAGATATTGATCATGGTTCTCGGTGCCGTAGGCATTGCGAATATGTGGATGGCCGTCTTTGGCGATGTGGGAGTTGCTGTCCTTGCCATCCTCAATGCCATGAGAACTCTGCGCTTTAAATGACTATCTCTATACTGAAAAAGGAGCCGGCTATTGTGCCGGTTTTTCATTAAAAACGAGCCTTGGCAAACAAAATATTTCCTATGGTAATAATTTTTATATAAGTTTGACAATGGATAATCAAAAGGAGATTTTTTATGATCTTGGGAATTGTTGTCGCTGTAATCGTCGTTATTGCAGTTGCCGTAGCTAGTATGTACAATGGTTTGGTAAAGCTTCGCAACAATCGCGAAAATGCCTTTGCCAATATCGATGTTCAGTTGAAGCAGCGCTTCGATCTTATTCCTCAGTTGGTGGCTTCCGTGAAGGGGTATGCCGCCCACGAAAAGGAAACCCTTGAAAAGGTCATTGCAGCTCGTAACTCTGGCATGGGTGCCGCAACTGTCGATGAAAAGGTGGCTGCAGACAAGGCTCTGTCCGGTGCTTTGGCTGGCCTTCGCGTGACCTTGGAAGCCTATCCCGAACTGAAGGCGAACCAGAACTTCCTCCAGCTTCAGGGTGAACTCTCTGATATCGAGAACAAGCTGGCTGCCGCTCGCCGCTTCTTCAATTCCACCACAAAGGAACTGAACAACGCCTGCGAAGTTTTCCCCAGCAATATCATTGCAGGCATGTTCGGTTTTAAGCGTGCTGCCATGTACGAGGCCACCGAAAATCGCGAAACCCTGAATAAGGCTCCCGAAGTAAAGTTTTAGCCATCAGCTTTGAGTATTGAGCTATGAGAATGAAACTCTCGTAGCTCACAACTCATGGCTCACCGCTCATAGCGCTATGAAATACGTCGGAATGCAGACCCAGATCTGGCGGAATAACAGGAACACTGTTATTCTGCTTTGCCTGTATCCTGTCATTATCTTTGCCATGGTGTGGGCGTTTATTTTCGTTCTCGATTACTTTGGCGTATTTTGCGTTTTCATGCCGCAATCGCTTGTCAGTTTGACAAAGGCGGTGACAATCGGCGACGTTTGTCGCGAGACGGGTGTGTCGTATGGATCGCACTGGCCCGTGGTATGGGGCGTTTTTTTCAAGGTCCTGCCCGCCGTTGCTGTTATAGTCGGAACGTGGTTTACCCTTGCCTATTGTAGCAATGTGGCGATCATTCGGCGAGTGACCCATGCGAAGCCTCTTGAACGCAAGGAAAATCTTCGTATCTACAATATCGTAGAGAACCTGTGCATTGCAGGGGGCATTGAGATGCCTCAAATCAATATTGTAGAAGATGCGAACATGAATGCCTTCGCTAGCGGTATTGATGTAAAGACCTTTACCATTACCTTGACTACAGGGCTCATAGACGGTCTGGACGATTCCGAATTGGCCGCTGTGGTAGGGCACGAACTGACTCACATCAAGAATCGTGACACCCGCCTGATGGTGGTGTGCATCGTCTTCGTAGGGCTCGTCTCTATCATTCAAAAGATTTTTATCGAGATTATCAAGGGCATGCTCCGCGGTTCTCGTTCCCGCAGCAGTCGAAAGGGAAAGGGTGGCGGCGGCATTCTCATAATCATGTTTTTTGCTGTCGTTGGGGTCGTTATTTCCACTGTCGCCTATTTCTTCAGTTTTGTCAACCGATTGGCAATTTCCCGCAAGCGAGAGTACGTGGCGGATGCTGGTGCTGCCGAACTTTGCGGTGATCCCTTGGCGTTGGCGAGTGCGCTTACAAAGATTTCCTTGTCGCCGGGACTGTCCCAGATTCAGCGAAAAGATGTGGCGCAGCTTTACATTATCAATCCCGACGAGGAAGATGATAACGTTATCGGCATGAGCCTAACAAAAAAAATCGATTCCGTGTTCTGGACTCATCCCGATACTCCTGAACGAATCAAGCTTTTGCGGCAGTTCTAGCCAGTTCCCTACATTAAAATTTGCGTAAGGAAAAACCGCGGTTTCATGCCGCGGTTTTTAATTTTACAAACTTGTTTCTTTACTTGGTTTCCTGGGTCTTTTCTGACGCAGCAGGCTCTGCAGGCTTTTCTGCGGAGGGGTCTGGCTTTCCGTTTCTCTGCCTCTTGATGGCCTTCAGCTGATCAAGGCGTTCTGCGAAAAGCTTTTCCCTTCCGTAAGGCTTGGGCTTGTAAAGTTCAAGGCCTTCAAGCTGCTTGGGCAGATGCTCCTGTGCGGAATAGCCGCCGGGGGAGTCGTGGTCGTACTCGTAGCCGTTGCCGTAGCCAAGCTGCTTGCCTACGCGGGTTACGGAATTGCGGAAAGCGCGGGGCACAGGGAGCGTGCCTGTCTGGCGGATGACTTCGTCTGCAGTCATGCCGGCAACTTCAAGGCTGTTGCTCTTGGGGGCGAGAGCGAGGTACACGGCCAGTTCGTCCAATGCAATAAGGCCCTCGGGATTACCCAGAAAATCAAAAGCTTCGCGGGCGCTTGTGGCCAGCAACAATGCGTTAGGATCTGCAAGGCCTACGTCTTCCATGCTCATGCGGATCATGCGACGCAATAGGTAACGCGGGTCCTC
The genomic region above belongs to Fibrobacter sp. and contains:
- a CDS encoding LemA family protein; protein product: MILGIVVAVIVVIAVAVASMYNGLVKLRNNRENAFANIDVQLKQRFDLIPQLVASVKGYAAHEKETLEKVIAARNSGMGAATVDEKVAADKALSGALAGLRVTLEAYPELKANQNFLQLQGELSDIENKLAAARRFFNSTTKELNNACEVFPSNIIAGMFGFKRAAMYEATENRETLNKAPEVKF
- a CDS encoding M48 family metallopeptidase; this translates as MKYVGMQTQIWRNNRNTVILLCLYPVIIFAMVWAFIFVLDYFGVFCVFMPQSLVSLTKAVTIGDVCRETGVSYGSHWPVVWGVFFKVLPAVAVIVGTWFTLAYCSNVAIIRRVTHAKPLERKENLRIYNIVENLCIAGGIEMPQINIVEDANMNAFASGIDVKTFTITLTTGLIDGLDDSELAAVVGHELTHIKNRDTRLMVVCIVFVGLVSIIQKIFIEIIKGMLRGSRSRSSRKGKGGGGILIIMFFAVVGVVISTVAYFFSFVNRLAISRKREYVADAGAAELCGDPLALASALTKISLSPGLSQIQRKDVAQLYIINPDEEDDNVIGMSLTKKIDSVFWTHPDTPERIKLLRQF